The uncultured Umboniibacter sp. genome includes the window GTTTATCAATAGTCATTGTGCTACTTTCTCAGCTACTTAATTTCATTATGGGCGAACTAGCCTCGCTACTAAATATGATAAACACGCTGTTCGACTTTCACCGCCTTGACGAAAAACTCTCGGGATCCCGGACAGAGCGACGTCAGGCAATGCGCGCTTGCTCTCGGCTAAGGCTAGCTGGTTTACTATCCCAAGCTGGCGCTAGCAGTATTGCAGTTACTCGCGACCACAAAGGCCTTCATCCCACGGATGATCAATTCTACTGTTCCGTATCGTATACTCAAACTTTAGTTGCTTCGGCAATCTCTCGCCACCCTATTGGTATTGATATCGAAACTATTTCTGCTCGTCGTGACTGGCGTAAGATCGGTAAGTTTCTTTGGCGTGAGACCCCTGAAAGCATCGAAGACTTCTATTTTCGCTTCGGGATCATGGAAGCGTGGGGCAAGCTACAGGGAATTGGAATTCATTCTCATAGCCGAAGAATTCAGGTTTTAGGTTCCACAATTTTATCACCCGACACCCCTAACGAAAGTTGGCGCTTTATCAGTCAACAACACCATGGCTTAAACTTCTGTATCGTTGCACGCGCAGACCATATGCCGTCTGAGCGGGAAACAGCGCTTACTGACCAAATTAACACCAACCTCAACATGCTAGGCCCACCCTCGGTTTAGCCCTCGCAGTCGCTCTGCATTGTCAGACACTAAATGACTAAGTGAATTCAAATCAAAGCCATCGCTAGGTAGCGAACAGCTGTCCTTCTACGTCCGCAAAACCTTTAAATTCAAGTGTGTTGCCACTGGGATCGCGAATAAATAGCGTCCCCTGTTCTCCAGCGGTGTTCGGGAATCGAATATGGGGTTCCACCACAAACTGAACGCCCTGTTGTTCAAGACTAGACCGCAATTCATTCCAAGCGTCCATAGTGAGTACTACACCAAAATGGGGCACAGGTATCCCATGGCCATCGACGATATTTGATACATCAGTTCGCTGCTTATGTTCATCTAAATGCACAACAAATTGATGTCCAAAGAAATTGAAGTCAACCCAACGATCACTACTTCGCCCTTCTGGGCACTCGAGTAGTTGACCATAAAACTCTCTAGCTTTAGCTAGCGAGTCTACCGATACGGCAAGGTGAAACGGTGACAGCATAATGAACTCCTTGATAATTAAGACGCTTCAATTAAAACAAAAGCCAGCTTAACCCATTGCGGATCAAATTGACTCAGCGCTATAACTCGAACATTATCTGAACTCTATAAGAATTAATCTATTAAAATCGTAATAGAAAACGGTGCTTGCTATGTCAAAGAAAAAAGCCGATTTAACACGTCGCTCCTTCCTCGGAGTGGCCTCAGGAACCTTTGCAGGCTTTGGTATCGTTCAAGTGGACATGGACTCGGCGGCGCACTGAATCCTATCAAAGACCCCCAAGACTAGTGCTTATCATAAAAAAGGCCGTTCAATTGTGAACGGCCTTTTCAGTTTATGGGGTATAGAAAATAGGCGAGCCCGGCCCCACCGGAATCCCTGCCACAAATACCCAAAGATAGAAGAATGAACTCCAGATCACTAGGAACACCATGGTGTACGGCAGCATGATTGAGATCAAGGTTCCGATACCAATATTCTTGTAATAGCGTGAGGCGATGGCAAGAATCAAACCAAAGTAGCTCATCATGGGCGTGATCAAATTAGTGGTTGAATCACCAATTCGATAGGCGGCTTGAATGGTCTCAGGAGAGTAACCTACTAGCATTAACATAGGCACGAAAATAGGCGCCGTCACGGCCCATTGAGCCGATGCCGACCCTAAGCTCAGATTAATGAGCCCACAAACTAGAATAAACAGGAAGAATAAACTTGGCCCGGTGAGGCCTGCTGATTCCAGAGCGGTTGCGCCCATTACCGCTAACACCGCACCGAAGTTAGTCCATTTGAAGTAGGCTACAAACTGAGCCGCAAAGAAGACTAGCACCATATAGCCACCCATTGAGCTCATGGCCTTCGACATAGCGTTAATAGCATCTACGTCATTGTTCATTGTCCCCACTACCTTGCCGTAGACAAATCCGGGTACCGCAAAGAAGATAAAGATAAAGGCGACAATACTCTTAAGGAATGGAGAGCCACCTAATTCGCCGGTCTCGGGATTTAATAGCACGCCGCCTAGCGAATCCATCGCGGTGGCAGCAATAACCAAACCCACCAGCACTGCAGCTAAGCCCGCAAAACGAAGGCCTCGACGCTCAATATCGGTCAGCGCAGCGCCACCTTCAACCTCGGTATTTGCTAACGCCTCAGGATCGCCCATTGCTGAATCATAGGTACCGAGTTTGGGTTCAACCACTTTTTCGGTTACCCAGGTTCCCATGACCGTAACCAGGAACGTTGACGCTGCCATAAACCACCAATTGGCCTCAGCACCAACGGTGTAACCACTATCGATCATCTGTGCTGCTTCTTGGGTGATACCGCTCAACAGCGGATCTACGGTTCCCAGCAGTAAGTTAGCTGAGTAGCCACCCGATACACCCGCAAATGCTGCAGCTAAACCCGCTAGGGGATGACGACCTAAGGAATGAAAGATCATTGCCGCTAGCGGAATTAAGACCACATAGCCTAGTTCGGACGCGGTATTAGAAATAATGCCGGCAAAGACGATCACAAAGGTTACTAGTCGAGCTGGTGCGCCATAAACCATCTTACGCATTACCGCAGAGATTAGTCCCGAGTGCTCGGCAATACCGACGCCTAGGATCGCTACCAGTACCGTTCCCAATGGCGTGAAACCAGTGAAATTGGTGACTAACCCAGTCAGAATGCGCTGCAAACCCTCAGCGTTCATCAGGCTCACGACCCGAATCATGCCATCCTCAGCCACATTAGGTGAGCCAGCCGGACGCGGGTCGATGACGGAAAACTCAAAGTAACCGGCTACACCACTTGCCACAATCACCGCGATACAGAAGAAGGCGAATAGCGTAACGGGATGCGGTAGTAAGTTACCGAGAAACTCTACCGAATCGAGAAAGCGGGTAAAGATTGTTTTTTTACTAGGATGGTCCATGAGAAGCCCTAAAAATTCTTATTAGAGCAGTAGTCTACCTTATTTTCCGAGTGAGTTCCCAGCCGCTGATCTGCGTGAGAAAAACCGTTGGTATTCAATGCCAGACCCTTTCACAAAACTTTCTGGACCGTCCCTACAGACCTCGCCCTCAACCCTTTATTTTGACTGCGAATTCAATTAGGCTCATTAGATAAAATGACTATCAGGAAACCGCCATGCCCACGCTGCTCTTAGCTCTTGTTCTTTCGTTGACAGCCACCTTTGTCCTTGCTGACCAAGAAGCGCCGTGTCACACGAATTCAGCGCTATGCTTCGACTCGATCACCGACCTATCCATAGGAGTCCTCCGTGAGCGGCAGTATCGAGCGAGCTATGAACTGCTCTCTTCGCGGAGTCTTGGCGAATTCTCAGGTGCCATGCTGGCCTTTGAAATTGATGAAATTCGTCAATATACCCGCCTTGCCCTTCCGCAGAGTCATCGTCCTAACGATGGTTATCCGGTGATAGTGTTCGCCCACGGCTGGGTTGGCATTAATGACGCACCTAACTTTGAATTTGCCGAGAGTGGCCTATACCGTGAGATGATGGAAGCCTACTTACAGGCCGGCTTTGCAGTGATGATTCCGGGCTTCCGAGGGCATGGAACCGTAGACAACCACCCTGCCCGAGGCATTGAATTCCTGGAGCATTTTGACAACAGTAGCTACCTTTCGCCCACCTTCTACGCCATTGATTTGCTCGGTAGCGTACAGGCCATTCCGTCCCTCAATCGCATCCACCAACTGGGTGCCTCCCACGACACGCCGCTAATAAACCCGAGCGAAGTTAATCTCGTTGCGCACTCACAGGGTGGAGATGTGGCGTTAACCGCATTAGCCATTGCGAACAATAATCGTCTCGTCCGGACTGCGTTTGATGCCTCATCCATTTGGTCCGGCTGCATTCCGGATCGATTCACTCAAGCGGAAACCTATGGGCCGATGTCTAACAGCCGCGAAGCATTCCTATCCGGTGATGGAACTTGGACTGGGAGCGCAATTGGCCGCAACGGCGAAATCAATCCTAATTTTGTTTTTGCCTGGCCGGCCGATTGGATCGGGACGCTGGATGTGACTAGCGCGGATTGGAGTTGGCAGGATGACACCTGGAAGCTCTCCATGCTGGCATCTTTCGATGATCGCTACCAAACCATGTATCAAACGCTCTCAGACCACTTCGGTGATCTAGATGGCGTCAGCTATCGCTTGACTACGTCACCAGCGAAAAAGGTTAGCGCAGAACATCATCCACGCGTTGCGGATCGCTTGCTTGAAATCGGCGGTTTCCATCAGGAGAAGCGCCTCTCAACGCCTATTATCTTTAATATCTCAGATCGAGATTATTATAGTTTAGCTGAGTGGAACTTAGAATTAGCGGAGCGCATCAATGACGCCGGCGGCGATGCCAAGGTAAATATCTACCCTGGCACCACGCATGGTCTGGGAGTTAGCGAACACCAATGGTTTTCGCCAGCTGGGACTGAATCAGCGGTAGCCAAAGCACTGGCAGCCGATATCGCGTTATTCAGAGACTAAAGGCGTGCCGCTGGCACCACTGAACTCAACACGAAAAAAGCGATTGGGGCGTTTGAGTTGATAGACAAATTGCTCGGCAGAGCTCTCGACGGTCCATACATTAACTAATGAAACGGTTAACCCCGTAGCATTAAACACGGCTTTAGTTTGCTCGTCTGCAGGAAAATCGAGCTGACCGTTTACGTCTGTGGGTTCGCCAAAACCGCCGTAGCCAGTCACTTCATCAAAGGAACCATCCGAGTGGCGATGCTCGTGGCGGAATTCAATGGTTTCCCCCTGACGAGTGAATACCCATGTTCGAGACTTATCGTCACCGACCCAAAATGGCACTCTAATTTCGCTAGCGGAACACTGCTCGAATCGAGCCAGCATGTTTGCCCTGGCGAAGTCAGCATCTACCTCATCATCCGATACCATTACGCCTTGATATTGCATACCACAATGTAGTGAGAGTTGCTGCCAAAAAGCCTCTGCCGGGCTAAGCGCTTCAGTAGGCTGATGTTGATTTGGGATTGAACAACCTAGCAAGCTAGTTGTTAGCAGTACGAGTAGAATTGTCTGTCGATTAAACATAGAAAAGGGCCTGTTGCTGTTATTCACCACAGCATAACAGACCCTTCATCAAAGCGAAGCGTTGAATAGCTTAGACTGGATTCACAATAGCGCGAGTTCGCTCAATGATGTCAACGCCCTGCTGAAGTAGCCAGTAGGGAATATCAATTAACACCCAGTTTTCCTTGAGCTTATCGCCTTCACGACGATAGACGTCCACAACTCGCATATCGGCACTGACGTTGCCACCAGGAAGCCCCATAAAGCCACCTGTAGGTTGATTAGAAAGGTTCGGCCAGCCAAAGAAGCAGGCGTAATTACCCTCCGCAAAACGGCTAACGTGGCCATTAAATACCTTACCAGTAAGTCCTTCGCGGAAGGGATATTGGTGCTGCTCTTGGTAGCGTTCAATGGTGTAGGTTGCGCCAATGCCTGCTGGGCCATACCACGTCATATCCTGATGCCAAGTTCGCGCTAGGACTTCAGGAGGACAACGGTCGTTACCCGACATATTCAATGAGGATAAATCGTCAATCATTTGATTAAGAACCGCTAGTGTCTTAACCGCCTCTTCCGGCTGCTGAGCTCCGGCGATAATACCGTCGTGCGCTTGTGGTCCAGGGTAGACGAATGAGGCACCAGTTTGCGGGGGTAGTGGATTGATTCCGCATTGATGCATCACGCCAATGATGTCTATCCAGAGTCCCGTCTGTGTAATTTTGCCATTTTCCACGCAGTTAAACTCGGCGTAGCGAATGTTGATCATCTTGCGGGTAGGTCGGATACCCATCCACTCGCCATCCAATAAACCGGTAAAGTGGCCCATGCTCATTACCCAATTATCGCCAGCGATTTCACTCTCACCCGCCATAAAGACATCTTCCCTACGTTGCATTGCGGTCAGCGCCTTGAACAGTGGCTGCCAAACAATCTCCGCTACCGTGTCGCGGCAGCTTTGCTGGTTGTAAGGGTGAACGCCATAAAAGGTATAATCATCCGCAATATAGTCCTTCATAACGGCTGCAACGGTATTCTCGTCGGCGGCTGACATAGCATTGAAGTAAGCTTTTACAACTTCTTTATTATCTTGATGAACGGACATGGGGCTGCCTTACTCTTAAATTTGATTACCTGAATAACCGCAGTTTATCACCTAAAACCGCAAAATGTACTTCGAAGTCAAAATATTTTTAGCAGAATGCTAATGCCCTCAGTCTAGCACTATTTGTCGCCGAACTTGCACCAATCTACAGAACTGATAGCCTTGATTGAAATAGGGAGATAGTTCTATGAGCAATGGAGACTTAGCTACAGACTCCACGGTGAGCGATAAGCACGCTCATCACCGACATGATGTCAATGAAATCAAGCCGGCCGATCGTGAAACACGAGAGATTATTACGCCGTTTGCCTTCACCATGGAACCATCATTGGTGGGCATCCCGCTCGCCAGTCCTTTTCGGCGCGCTATTGCCATCGCGATTGATGCCATTATCATTGGTTTTACAACTCAGTTAGGCAGCGTTTTCATTGCTCTAATTGCGGCGGTCGCGGCATTCTTCAGCGTCTCGAAAAAGTACTTTCCAACCCAACGGCGTTGGTTGAGGGTGTTGCTCAAAATACTCTCAGGTATCGCGATCTTAACGACCTTCATCGGAGTTTTACTGAATTTCAGTGATCAGTCATTTTTTGACGCGGCCGGAGTGGATAGTTCGAATGTCACGAACGAAGAGCGTATCGCCCTTGAAAGTTATGTCGCGGCAACGAATCCGAGCTCCTGTGACACCCGTTGTGTTCGCGAGCAATTAGTCACGCTTCAAGAGACTCTTCGCACACAGGATGACAGCAAGGACATCTCCGAACTCACTGATGATGAAGTAGCCTTGCTTAGTGGGGTGTACCATATCATGAATGCAGCGTTGGAATCGGACGACGATTCGGCCAGCATCGCCGATGTAGTAGTCGATGCCAGCGAGAATGTCATCCAGGATAACGCCAACGCTACCATCATAGAGGGTGAGTTACCTTCGCCGGAAGAACCCGAAGAGGGTAGCTACAGCCTGCTAAAGTGGGCACAGGGCCTCCTCGAAGACCTTGGCCTAGGCTTCGGTTGGGCTGCTGTTTACTTCACGCTGTTTCCGGTACTTTGGAAAGGTCAGACGCCAGGTAAACGTTTACTAGGAATCCGAGTGCTAGCGCTCAGTGGTAACTATCTCAACATCTGGGATTCATTCGGTCGCTACGGTGGTTATGGTGCTGGTTTTGCTACCGGTCTACTTGGATTTTTTCAGGTTTATTGGGATCCGAACAGGCAGGCTATCCATGACAAGATTAGTGGTACCGTGGTCATTCGTGGGCGCCCTATTCATGACAGC containing:
- a CDS encoding VOC family protein: MLSPFHLAVSVDSLAKAREFYGQLLECPEGRSSDRWVDFNFFGHQFVVHLDEHKQRTDVSNIVDGHGIPVPHFGVVLTMDAWNELRSSLEQQGVQFVVEPHIRFPNTAGEQGTLFIRDPSGNTLEFKGFADVEGQLFAT
- a CDS encoding AbgT family transporter is translated as MDHPSKKTIFTRFLDSVEFLGNLLPHPVTLFAFFCIAVIVASGVAGYFEFSVIDPRPAGSPNVAEDGMIRVVSLMNAEGLQRILTGLVTNFTGFTPLGTVLVAILGVGIAEHSGLISAVMRKMVYGAPARLVTFVIVFAGIISNTASELGYVVLIPLAAMIFHSLGRHPLAGLAAAFAGVSGGYSANLLLGTVDPLLSGITQEAAQMIDSGYTVGAEANWWFMAASTFLVTVMGTWVTEKVVEPKLGTYDSAMGDPEALANTEVEGGAALTDIERRGLRFAGLAAVLVGLVIAATAMDSLGGVLLNPETGELGGSPFLKSIVAFIFIFFAVPGFVYGKVVGTMNNDVDAINAMSKAMSSMGGYMVLVFFAAQFVAYFKWTNFGAVLAVMGATALESAGLTGPSLFFLFILVCGLINLSLGSASAQWAVTAPIFVPMLMLVGYSPETIQAAYRIGDSTTNLITPMMSYFGLILAIASRYYKNIGIGTLISIMLPYTMVFLVIWSSFFYLWVFVAGIPVGPGSPIFYTP
- a CDS encoding ester cyclase, producing the protein MSVHQDNKEVVKAYFNAMSAADENTVAAVMKDYIADDYTFYGVHPYNQQSCRDTVAEIVWQPLFKALTAMQRREDVFMAGESEIAGDNWVMSMGHFTGLLDGEWMGIRPTRKMINIRYAEFNCVENGKITQTGLWIDIIGVMHQCGINPLPPQTGASFVYPGPQAHDGIIAGAQQPEEAVKTLAVLNQMIDDLSSLNMSGNDRCPPEVLARTWHQDMTWYGPAGIGATYTIERYQEQHQYPFREGLTGKVFNGHVSRFAEGNYACFFGWPNLSNQPTGGFMGLPGGNVSADMRVVDVYRREGDKLKENWVLIDIPYWLLQQGVDIIERTRAIVNPV
- a CDS encoding RDD family protein; translation: MSNGDLATDSTVSDKHAHHRHDVNEIKPADRETREIITPFAFTMEPSLVGIPLASPFRRAIAIAIDAIIIGFTTQLGSVFIALIAAVAAFFSVSKKYFPTQRRWLRVLLKILSGIAILTTFIGVLLNFSDQSFFDAAGVDSSNVTNEERIALESYVAATNPSSCDTRCVREQLVTLQETLRTQDDSKDISELTDDEVALLSGVYHIMNAALESDDDSASIADVVVDASENVIQDNANATIIEGELPSPEEPEEGSYSLLKWAQGLLEDLGLGFGWAAVYFTLFPVLWKGQTPGKRLLGIRVLALSGNYLNIWDSFGRYGGYGAGFATGLLGFFQVYWDPNRQAIHDKISGTVVIRGRPIHDSDTID